The nucleotide sequence GTATAGCAGACGCCATGATTGATAGCACTCCTCTGGTCTGTATTACAGGACAGGTAGCTTCCCCGTTATTGGGTACTGATGCATTTCAGGAAACTGATGTAGTGGGCTTTTCAATGCCTGGGACTAAATGGAACATTCAGGTTCGTAGGGTGGAGGATATTGCTCCTGCTATAGCCAAAGGTTTTCATATTGCTAGATCAGGAAGGCCCGGTCCAGTATTGATAGATATTACCAAAGATGCTCAGAATGATTTGGGTGAGTTCAATTACGTACCTTGTTTGGGGATCAGGTCATACAGACCTTACCCAAAAGTAGATGAGACTCAAGTAGCCAAAGCTGCTGAGGTAATTAATTCAGCTAAAAAGCCTTATGTACTTTATGGACAAGGTGTGGTCATCGGTAAAGCAGAGGAAGAATTAAAGGCCTTTTTGGATAAGACGGGAATACCTGCAGCTTGTACATTACTTGGGTCAGGAGCCTTGAGTGAAGATCATCCTCAGTATGTAGGGAAGTTAGGAATGCATGGTAACTATGCACCCAATATGCTGACCAATCAATGCGATGTTTTGATTGCCATAGGGATGAGGTTTGATGATCGGGTTACCGGTGATTTGGAGCGGTATGCCAAACAGGCAAAAGTGGTTCATTTGGAGTTGGATAATGCAGAGATCAATAAAAATGTAAAGGCAGAAGTGGCCGTGTTGGGAGACTGTAAGGAGAGTTTGCCATTACTTAGCCAAATGGTGAATGACAACAACCATGAGGAATGGGTGAAAGAATTCAGGAAGCTGGAGGAAAAGGAAAAAAGTGCCGTGGTATCTTTGGACCTATTGCCTACCAAATCAGGTTTGACCATGGGAGAGGTAATCCGTTATATCAATGATTATAAAAAGGATGATGCCATTTTAGTAACCGATGTAGGCCAGCACCAAATGATCGCTTGGAGATACTTCAAGTATAAAACTACAAGGACTCAGGTTACTTCTGGTGGATTGGGTACGATGGGCTTCAGCTTGCCTGCAGCTTTGGGGGCTCAATTGGCTGATCTGAACCGTCAAGTAGTTTGTGTAGTGGGTGATGGTGGTATTCAAATGACGATCCAGGAACTGGGTACTATTATGCAAACGCAAAGTCCTGTAAAGGTGGTATTGTTAAACAATAACTTCCTAGGAATGGTAAGACAGTGGCAGCAGCTATTCTTCGATAAGCGTTATTCATTTACAGAATTGGATAATCCTGACTTTATTAAGATTGCTGAAGCCTATAATATGAAGACCTCTAAGGTGACCGAAAGGGAAGATCTTAGGGATTCGGTAGCAGAGATGATGATACATGATGGCCCTTATTTCCTTGAAGTAGTGGTGGAAAAAGAGGATAATGTATTCCCAATGATTCCTACCGGATGTTCAGTAGAAGAAGTTAGATTAAGCTAAGCCACATATTATGAATCGATATACAGTATCCCTTTTTACGGAGAATTTCATTGGTATTCTTAATAGAGTGACTTTGATTTTCACCAGAAGAGGAGTGAATATAGACGCCCTTACCGCTTCAGAAAGTAAGGAAGATGGTGTACACAGGATCACCATAGAAGTGACCACAACTGAAGATCAAGTGATTCAGATTGTGAAGCAGACGGAAAAGATCATAGATGTCATCAAGTCCTTCTATTATAAGGATGATGAGGTCGTTTACCAAGAAATCGCTTTATATAAGATTCCAATTAGCAGTCTTGATCCGGGCTTGGAAAAAGTCATCAGGCAGTACAATGCCAGGATCATTTCAGCAGAGAAGGAATTTGTGGTGATCGAAATGACCGGCCATAAAGAAGACACCAAGGCCTTGCTGGAAATTCTTAAGGATTTTAATATCCTTGAATTTGCCAGATCAGGAAGGGTGGCGGTGGCCAAACCAATGGGAACAATTGAACAATATTTGAATAATTAAAACTAGAAACAATGAAACTGAAATTCGGAACAGTTGAAGAAGATGTAGTAACAAGAGAAGAATTTCCTCTTGAGAAAGCCAGAGAAGTACTTAAAGACGAGGTGATTGCGGTATTGGGCTATGGTGTACAAGGTCCAGGTCAAGCACTTAACTTGAAAGATAATGGTTTTAATGTAATCGTTGGTCAGCGTAAAGGTTCCAAAACTTGGGACAAGGCTGTTGCTGATGGTTGGGTTCCTGGTGAAACGCTTTTTGAATTAGAAGAAGCCTGTGAAAAAGGTACTATTCTTCAGTTCTTACTTTCTGATGCAGGTCAGATTGCACTTTGGCCAACTGTAAAGAAACACCTTACTCCAGGTAAGGCATTGTATTTCTCTCACGGTTTCGGTGTGACTTACAATGACCAAACTGGTATCGTTCCTCCTAAGGATGTTGACGTGATTTTGGTGGCTCCTAAGGGTTCTGGTACTTCTTTGAGAAGAATGTTCGTAGAGGGTAGAGGTTTGAACTCTTCTTTTGCGATCTACCAAGACGCTACAGGAAAAGCTAGAGAAAGAGTTATCGCTTTGGGTATCGGAGTAGGTTCTGGCTACTTGTTCGAAACTGATTTCTACAGAGAAGTTACTTCTGACCTTACTGGTGAGAGAGGTACTTTGATGGGGGCTATCCAAGGTATTTTCGCTGCTCAGTACGAAGTATTGAGAGCTAACGGTCACTCTCCTTCTGAAGCTTTCAACGAGACTGTCGAAGAATTGACTCAGAGTTTGATGCCATTGGTAGCAGAGAACGGTATGGACTGGATGTATGCTAACTGTTCTACTACTGCACAAAGAGGTGCTTTGGATTGGTGGAAGCCTTTCAGAGATGCATCTAAGCCAGTATTTGAAGAGCTTTATAAAAGTGTTAAAGATGGTAAGGAAGCCGCTAAGTCTATCGAATCTAACAGTAAGTCTGATTACAGAGTGAAGTTGGAAGAGGAGTTGAAAGAGTTGAGAGAGTCTGAGATGTGGCAAGCTGGAGCTACCGTACGTAAGCTGAGACCAGAGAACAACTAATAACACTTAAGGGGAATGTTTCGGGAATTATATGAATACAATATGGTGTTGAAATAAGACGAGAAACTTCCCTGAAATAAAATTTCGGGAGGAATAGGAGAAAGAGATCACTCTGATTCCTATTCCTTCTGGACTTTATGACGATTGACAACAGAAGCGATGGAAAAGAAAACATTATTTGACAAAGTATGGGACGCGCACGTTGTGAAGTCAGTCCCTGACGGACCAGACGTGTTTTTCATAGATAAGCACTTTATCCATGAAGTAACCAGCCCAGTAGCCTTTCTAAACCTTGAAAAAAGAGGAAACAAAGTACTCTTCCCGGAAAGAACAGTAGCTACACCAGATCACAATGTACCCACTATAGATCAGGAGAAAACCATCAAAGACCAACTTTCCCGTATGCAGGTAGAAAAGCTACGAGAAAATTGTGCTAAGCATGGTATTGAGCTTCATGACCTGGGTACTGACCACCATGGTATTGTTCACGTAATCGGCCCTGAATTGGGGATTACCCAGCCAGGAATGACGATTGTATGTGGAGATAGCCACACTTCTACTCACGGAGCTTTCGGAGCTATTGCCTTCGGTATCGGTACTTCTGAGGTGGAGATGGTTTTTGCTTCTCAGTGTATCATGCAGTCTAAGCCTAAGCGCATGAGAATTACTGTGGATGGAGAGCTCAGTGCTGGAGTTACTTCCAAGGATATCATTCTTTACATCATCTCAAAAATATCTGCCAGTGGTGGTACTGGATATTTTATTGAATATGCTGGATCAGCAATTCAAAGCCTAAGCATGGAAGCGAGAATGACCATCTGTAATATGAGTATCGAAATGGGTGCTCGTGGAGGTTTGATCGCTCCTGACGAAACGACATTTGAATACCTAAAAGGTAAAGAGCATGCTCCAAAAGGTGAAGACTGGGAAAAAGCATTAGCTTACTGGAAAACCCTTAAAACGGATGAAGGTGCAGCATTTGACTTGGAGTACAAATATGAGGCAGCGGACATAGAGCCGATGATCACTTATGGTACTAACCCTGGTATGGGAATCAAGATCAAAGATAATATTCCTACTACCGATGGTATGGAAGGAAGCAATAAGAATACTTATATCAAGTCACTTGATTATATGGGCTTTGCGCCTGGAGAGCCTATTAAGGGCAAAAAGATCGATTATGTTTTCGTAGGTAGCTGTACTAACGGTCGTATCGAGGATATCCGCGCAGTGGCTGAATTTGTGAAGGGTAAAAAGAAAGCTGACAATATCACTGCTTGGATCGTACCAGGTTCAAGAGAGGTGGAAAAACTGGCCATCAAAGAAGGTTTGGTTGAGATTCTTGAGGAAGCAGGTTTCAAATTGAGACAGCCTGGATGCTCTGCGTGCCTTGCCATGAATGATGATAAAATTCCTGCCGGAAAATATGCAGTATCTACTTCAAACAGAAACTTCGAAGGTCGTCAAGGACCTGGAGCCAGAACCCTTTTGGCTTCTCCATTGACCGTGGCAGCAGTCGCCATTACCGGTGAAGTAACCGATCCTCGTGAAGTATAATCATCTAAAATTGATCAAAAATGGCTTACGATAAGTTTAATATATTAAAAAGCACCGTGGTCCCATTACCAACAGAAAATGTGGATACGGATCAAATCATTCCAGCCAGATTCCTGAAGGCTACTGAAAGAAAAGGTTTTGGTGAAAGCTTGTTCATGGACTGGAGATATGATAGTGAAGGAAACCCAAAGGCCGATTTTGTGCTAAATGATCCTACTTATTCAGGTAAAGTATTGGTAGCTGGAAAAAACTTTGGTTCAGGATCAAGTAGAGAGCATGCCGCTTGGGCCATCTATGACTATGGCTTCAGGTGTGTGGTTTCCAGTTTCTTTGCTGATATTTTCAAAAACAACGCGCTGAATGTAGGAATCCTACCGGTGACGGTTTCTCCAGCATTTTTGGAGGAGATATTCACTGAGGTGGAAAAAGACCCATCTACTGAAGTGGAAGTAGATATCGAAAAGCAGACCATTACGCTTTTGAGCACTGGTAGTGCCGAATCTTTTGACATCAATACCTACAAAAAAGGGAATATGCAAAATGGTTTTGATGATATCGACTACCTTTTGAATATGAAGGATGAGATCGTCGAAT is from Echinicola marina and encodes:
- the ilvN gene encoding acetolactate synthase small subunit gives rise to the protein MNRYTVSLFTENFIGILNRVTLIFTRRGVNIDALTASESKEDGVHRITIEVTTTEDQVIQIVKQTEKIIDVIKSFYYKDDEVVYQEIALYKIPISSLDPGLEKVIRQYNARIISAEKEFVVIEMTGHKEDTKALLEILKDFNILEFARSGRVAVAKPMGTIEQYLNN
- the leuC gene encoding 3-isopropylmalate dehydratase large subunit, whose translation is MEKKTLFDKVWDAHVVKSVPDGPDVFFIDKHFIHEVTSPVAFLNLEKRGNKVLFPERTVATPDHNVPTIDQEKTIKDQLSRMQVEKLRENCAKHGIELHDLGTDHHGIVHVIGPELGITQPGMTIVCGDSHTSTHGAFGAIAFGIGTSEVEMVFASQCIMQSKPKRMRITVDGELSAGVTSKDIILYIISKISASGGTGYFIEYAGSAIQSLSMEARMTICNMSIEMGARGGLIAPDETTFEYLKGKEHAPKGEDWEKALAYWKTLKTDEGAAFDLEYKYEAADIEPMITYGTNPGMGIKIKDNIPTTDGMEGSNKNTYIKSLDYMGFAPGEPIKGKKIDYVFVGSCTNGRIEDIRAVAEFVKGKKKADNITAWIVPGSREVEKLAIKEGLVEILEEAGFKLRQPGCSACLAMNDDKIPAGKYAVSTSNRNFEGRQGPGARTLLASPLTVAAVAITGEVTDPREV
- the ilvB gene encoding biosynthetic-type acetolactate synthase large subunit, which encodes MKDSRIRGAEIVIKSLVAENSEYIFGYPGGAIMPVYDALYDYADQIKHVLTRHEQGAIHAAQGYARVSGKVGVCMATSGPGATNLITGIADAMIDSTPLVCITGQVASPLLGTDAFQETDVVGFSMPGTKWNIQVRRVEDIAPAIAKGFHIARSGRPGPVLIDITKDAQNDLGEFNYVPCLGIRSYRPYPKVDETQVAKAAEVINSAKKPYVLYGQGVVIGKAEEELKAFLDKTGIPAACTLLGSGALSEDHPQYVGKLGMHGNYAPNMLTNQCDVLIAIGMRFDDRVTGDLERYAKQAKVVHLELDNAEINKNVKAEVAVLGDCKESLPLLSQMVNDNNHEEWVKEFRKLEEKEKSAVVSLDLLPTKSGLTMGEVIRYINDYKKDDAILVTDVGQHQMIAWRYFKYKTTRTQVTSGGLGTMGFSLPAALGAQLADLNRQVVCVVGDGGIQMTIQELGTIMQTQSPVKVVLLNNNFLGMVRQWQQLFFDKRYSFTELDNPDFIKIAEAYNMKTSKVTEREDLRDSVAEMMIHDGPYFLEVVVEKEDNVFPMIPTGCSVEEVRLS
- the ilvC gene encoding ketol-acid reductoisomerase; the encoded protein is MKLKFGTVEEDVVTREEFPLEKAREVLKDEVIAVLGYGVQGPGQALNLKDNGFNVIVGQRKGSKTWDKAVADGWVPGETLFELEEACEKGTILQFLLSDAGQIALWPTVKKHLTPGKALYFSHGFGVTYNDQTGIVPPKDVDVILVAPKGSGTSLRRMFVEGRGLNSSFAIYQDATGKARERVIALGIGVGSGYLFETDFYREVTSDLTGERGTLMGAIQGIFAAQYEVLRANGHSPSEAFNETVEELTQSLMPLVAENGMDWMYANCSTTAQRGALDWWKPFRDASKPVFEELYKSVKDGKEAAKSIESNSKSDYRVKLEEELKELRESEMWQAGATVRKLRPENN
- the leuD gene encoding 3-isopropylmalate dehydratase small subunit produces the protein MAYDKFNILKSTVVPLPTENVDTDQIIPARFLKATERKGFGESLFMDWRYDSEGNPKADFVLNDPTYSGKVLVAGKNFGSGSSREHAAWAIYDYGFRCVVSSFFADIFKNNALNVGILPVTVSPAFLEEIFTEVEKDPSTEVEVDIEKQTITLLSTGSAESFDINTYKKGNMQNGFDDIDYLLNMKDEIVEFEAAKKL